The nucleotide sequence TGTTATATTATTTTCCTTGTACTTAGCATTTAAAAGATCTTGGCAACCAGCCACCGTGCTGACCACAGCCATTTTATTGTTATTTTTCAGCTTGCCCTTATTCACCAAGGTCATTTCCCTTCCTGACCAAGGGGTGCAAACAGCTAAACACATTCAAAGTATAGGCCTTCCTGAAGGAAGTAAAATTGCTTTTATAGGAAATCTTCATACATCCAGCAAAATCAGGATCGGCCTAGGAACCGAATATTCATTGGTCAATCTGCCAAAAGCTTCATACCAAGACCATTTGGCCGAATTTGACTATTTGGTATGCGATGAAGAGACCATGCAAAATCTAAAAGCCACAGACTATAAAATTGATGTTGCCTCTACCAATTGGAACGCAAAGTATATTCCTGACATTCTTTTGTCAATCCTGGAAGGCACTCAGGATGATTGGAGGGAAAAGGGCACAAAAAAGTTCTATTGGGTCGAAAAACGATAAAGAAAAAACAAAACCCGCTCACTTGAGCGGGTTTGTCGATGCATTATTTAAATTGTGGGTTATATTTTTATTGTCTCGCTAAAACCAATTTTTCTTTGAATTTCTTAATCTGTCTCCTCAGCCCCTCAATCGCTTCATCAGCAGCTGCTTCAAAAGAATCCTTCTGATGCTTTGCAAACAACTGTTTCCCGGGCACATTCAATTTAATCTCAACGATTTTGTTCTCGTTTTTCTCATTCTTATCGAGCCTCATAAATACCTCGCCGTCAATAATCCTGTCATAAAAAGTATCTAGCTTATCCGCTTTCTTTTGGATAAAGTCTATCAACTTCTGATCAGCGTCGAAATGGATTGAATGCATTTGTAATTTCATAATTTTAACAGTTTAAAAGTTAAACTTTTATTTAGGCTTTAGGATGTGCTTGCTCAAACACAGCCTTCAGTTTTTCCATAGAATTGTGTGTATAAACTTGCGTGGCAGCCAGGCTGGCATGTCCCAAGAGATCTTTAACTGCGTTGAGGTCCGCTCCCTTATTTAGCAAATGGGTCGCAAAGGTATGTCTCAGAAGGTGAGGACTACGCTTGGACGTCTGCGCAAAAAGGTCTAAATATTTCCTCACTATTCGGTAAATCTTCATTGGGTACGCTTGCTTTCTTGTATTTATAACGATAAAATAATCACTCTCGTTTACATTTGAAAATGTTTCTTTAAATACTTTCCTGAACGAAATTATATTCTTAACCAACTCATTTGTAAGAGGAATTATTCTTTCTTTTTTGCGCTTTCCCAACACCCTCACTGTTTGACCCTCAATATCAAGATCTTGCCACTTGATGGTCAATAATTCCGACAACCTCACCCCTGTAAGGTACAAAAACTCCATCACCATCTTATCCCGCTGCCCCTCAAACCCTTCTTCATAAACTATCTCGTTCAGTACCTCTACCATCACATTTTCCTGCACAAATTCAGGTAATCTTTTCGGGGTTTTCAGTGCTTTAATTTTATAGGTGGGATCTTTGGTCAACTCTCCAGATCGCAACAAAAATTTATAATAAGATCTTAGGGTGGCTATTTTCCTGTTAATGGTAGTCGCTGACAATCCTTGCTCTACCAAGTCCACTACCCAAGCACGGATTTCGGCATGTGACGCTCCTTCCAAACGCTCCATCTCAAAGGACAGTTTTAAAAAATCCTTGAACTGTTCCAGATCTTTTTGGTAAGCCAAGACTGTATGCGCACTGGCCCGTTTCTCATGTTCAAGATAGTTTATAAACGAAAAAAGCATATCAGCGTAATTTAATTACACTAATATGCTCATTTATTTTCTAGAATGGAAGTAATAAATTATTTCCCTTCTTCGTCCTGCATTCTTTGTTTGTAGGCGGCTTTGATTACCTCTGTTCTTCTTTTTACAGATGGTTTTTCGAAATGTTGACGAGATCTCAACTCACGGATTGCTCCAGTTCTGTCAAACTTTTTCTTGAAACGCTTAAGCGCTTTTTCGATAGATTCGTTCTCTTTTACGTTTACTACGATCATAATTTTACACCTCCTTTCGTGCTGCAAATGTAGAAAGATAGTTCGGTAAAACAAAACATTCTTTTAAAACTCAGCCATTGCCATCCGATAGTTTAGAAATTTATTTCAGGATTTCTCTGGAAATAACCATTTTTTGAATCTCAGAGGTTCCTTCACCTATGGTGCATAGTTTGGCATCCCTATAGTATTTTTCCACAGGATAATCCTTGGTAAAACCATAGCCCCCAAAAATCTGTACGGCTTCATTGGCCAGCTCCACAGCTACTTCTGACGCATAGTACTTCGCCTTTGCACTGGCCAAAGTCACATATTCCCCCCTATTTTTTAAATCTGCAGCTTTAAAGGTCAACAGCTTGGCGGCCTCTAATTTTGTGGCCATATCTGCCAATTTAAAAGATATACCCTGGTATGAACTGATGGGCTTGTTAAACTGATGTCGCTCTTTTGAATACTGAATAGCTGCTTCCAAAGCCCCCTCTGCAATCCCAAGCGAAAGTGCTGCAATAGATATTCTCCCTCCATCCAATACCTTCATCGACTGAATAAAGCCTTCCCCTTCCTCTCCTAACATCTGACTTTTGTGCACCTTGCAGTCTTGAAAAATCAATTCTGCAGTTTCAGAGGTACGCATTCCCAGCTTGTCCTCTTTTCTTCCACCTTTAAATCCAGCCATCCCCCTTTCCAAAACAAAGGCTGTCATCCCATGCGAGTCCCCCACATTGCCAGTTCGGGCAATCACCACCGCTACATCTCCAGAAACGCCATGGGTGATAAAATTCTTTGCCCCATTGATTATATAATAGTCACCCTCCTTTACTGCTGTAGTTTTCATATTGGCTGCATCAGAGCCCGTATTGGGTTCTGTAAGCCCCCAAGCCCCTAGGTGTTCGCAGGAAGCTAACTTAGGTAAATATTTTTCCTTTTGTTCATCTGTGCCAAAAAGCATGATATGCCCACAGCAAAGAGAATTATGCGCAGCCATGGACAAGCCTATTCCTGGATCCAACTTGGCCAGTTCCAAAATAGCCGTGACGTATTCATAATATCCAAACCCACTCCCTCCATACTTAGTAGGAATCAATACCCCCATCAAGCCCAGTTCACCTAGTTTTTTAAAAAGTTGCAAAGGAAATTGCTGTTTATCATCCCATTCTTTTCTGAAAGGGCTTATTTCCTTAGCACCAAAGTCCCTGATCATTTGGGCGATCATGCTTTGATTTTCATTCGCATCAAAATTCATCATGGCATTGTTCGTTCTTGGGTTATATTCTTCCAGTATGCGCTGGCAGGTACAGTTCTACTCCATCAGCTGTTCTACCTAAGATATTAACTTCCTCGCAAATAATTAGTTTTCAAGTATTAAAAAGCCTTAAAAATTTTATGCCATATTGGATTGCTTTATATTTGTTCCTACATCAAACAAAGCCCCTTTAAACCTATTAAAACAAACAGTTCATGCAACAAATTTTAATCACAGGCGGAGCAGGATATATAGGATCCCATACTGCTGTAGCTTTGGTAAATGCCGGATTTGAACCTATTATCATTGACAATTTTTCCAATTCCGAAAAAACAGTACTTAATGGCCTTGAAAAGATCCTCAATCGACCAGTAAAATGTTATGAAGGCGATTGCAACGATAGGGAAATGGTCAGAAATATTTTCAAAGAAAATAATATTGCCGGTGTCATCCATTTTGCTGCTTCCAAAGCAGTAGGAGAAAGCACCCAGATCCCCCTGAAATACTACAGCAATAATATCAACTCCTTGATTGTATTATTGGAAACCATGAAGGAGTTCAAAGTAAAAGACATTGTTTTCTCTTCTTCATGCACCGTTTATGGCCAGCCGGATGAGTTACCTGTAAAGGAAACCACCCCGAGAAAAGATGCGGAAAGCCCTTATGGTAACACCAAAAAAATCTGTGAAGACATCCTCATGGACCATGTCAAAAGTGGTGCTGAAGCTAGGATCGTGGCACTTAGGTATTTCAACCCAATTGGAGCACATCCCAGTTCACTAATCGGTGAATTGCCTATCGGTGTTCCTGCCAACTTAATACCATTTGTTACACAAACCGGAGCAGGCATCAGAGAAAAAATCACTGTCTTTGGAGATGATTATGACACACCTGATGGCACCTGTATCAGAGACTATATCCACGTAATGGACTTGGCAGATGCCCACGTAAAATCCATCCAATACCTAGCTGATAAAGAAGATACCTATTTTGACTTATTCAATGTAGGTACTGGAAATGGCAATACGGTAATGGAAGTGATCAAGGCCTTTGAGAAAGTGAGTGGAAAACCTCTTAATTATGAACTGGGAACAAGAAGAGCCGGAGATATTGAAAAAGTATGGGCCAATACGGACAAAGTGAGCAAAGTGCTAGGCTGGACGCCTGAATACAATTTGGAAGATGCCTTAAAAGATGCCTGGAACTGGCAATTGACATTAGCTAAATAACACAGAAGTATTGCAGCATAAAGAATAAGATGACACTATCCCAAAAAGTGTGTAAACTAAAATTTCAATTAGTGGGGTCAGGTTTAGTTTAGCCTGACCCTTTTTCCAAATATAAGCAGAAAACTATTAAGGATTATTCCCCAGTCCCTGATCGGCATTGTCCATTTTTTGGTGGCTTCGCGCAGGGCAAGGAATACCGATTTGATAACTGCCTCATCAGTTGGGAAGGACAGCTTGTTTTTGGTGTATTTTCTGACCTTTCCATTGAGGTTTTCTATCAGGTTGGTGGTATAAATGATCTTCCTTATTTCCACGGGATAGTCAAAGAAAACGGTCAGTTCATCCCAGTTGTCCCTCCAGCTTTTAATGGCATATGAGTATTTGCTTTCCCATTTTTCGGCAAAATCTTCCAGGGCGGCCCCGGCAGCTTCCTTATTTGGAGCGGTATAGACCTCTTTCATATCCTTGGTGAAGGCCTTTTTGTCTTTCCATACCACATATCTACAGGCGTTCCTGATCTGGTGTACTACACATATCTGGGTGACCGATTCGGGGAAGGAGGCCTTGATCGTATCGGTAAAGCCGTTAAGGTTATCGGTGGCCGTGATCAGGATGTCCTCGACACCCCGTGCCTTCATATCGGTGAGTACGCCCATCCAAAAGGCCGCTGATTCGTTTTTTCCCAGCCAGAGCCCCAGGACCTCTTTTAATCCGTTGGTCTTTAGCCCTACCGCAATGTAAACGGTCTTGTTGACCACCTTGGAGTTCTCCCGTACCTTGAAGGATATCCCGTCCATCCATACGATCAGATAGACCGGGTCGAGCGGACGGTTCCGCCAGGCCACAATATCCTCGGACACCGCATCGGTAACCCTGGATATGGTAGATGCCGATACGTTGATGTCATAGAGCTCTCTGATCTGTTCCCCTATGTCATGGTTGGACATCCCTTTGGCATACATGGAGATGATCACGTTCTCCACACCTTCTGCCATGCTTTTCCTTTTGGGTACCAGTGCCGGCTCAAAACTGCCGTCCCTGTCCCTGGGGACATTGATATGTGACTCCCCAAAACTGCTCTTTATCTTTTTGGAAGTGTGTCCGTTGCGTGAGTTGGGATTGTCTGACTGTTCGTTTTTTCGGTATCCAAGATGGCTGTCCAGTTCTCCTTCTAGCATCTTTTCCACTGCCCGCTTTTGGAGCTCACCTAAAAAAGTTTGCAGTTCTTCTCCGTTCTTGAACTGCTTTAGGAAATCGTCGTTTAAAAGGTCTTCTTTTTTCATCTTCAATCAATGTGCGTTTAAAGTTAAACATTTATTCACACACTGATCGGTATAGTGCCTGCCGCAGGCTCCTCAAAATATCAGTGCGATTGTACCAATCACACTGATATTTTCGAGGTCTATCCTTTTACTGGTAAGCCCGATTTGTGGACTTACACAGTTTATGAGATACTCCCAATAAGATCATTCAGGCCCTAGTTATCATTTAATTAGGGCCTTTTTATTGTACCTCTATTTTTTATCCAAGGTCATTTCAAAACTTGGATACCACTTTTCACCATTAGGGGAATACTCTCCTACCTCATGCCATTGGCCTGAATCATTAATACTGAGCACATATTTCATTTTTCCACCCTGTGGAATATCAAAGCCCCACTCAAAATTATCTTTGCCAAGCTCTTTAAAATATGCATCTACACGCTGACCATTCCCTCTCCAAGCCATCATTTCATATTTTTCCTGCCACTGATTATAAGTGATTACAGCAACGGCATTGAATTTCAAGATTCCCTCCACATAGCCTTTCCCCTCAATCAAAAGCATATTTCCGTCTAGCCTAAAACTCACATCTTCATATTGCTTCAACTCAACAAGTTGTCCAGCTCCCTGTCGGCTTTTTGCTATCCCAGACCACTCCCCTTCCAGAAAGGCCAATTTCTCCATAGCCTGATCCGCTTTGTCCTGCCCCATGGCAAAGCCTGACAAGGTCCAAAACAGTGCAAATACAAATATTTTTCTCATAATTGATCTAAATTGAGGGAATATTATATGATTACGCGCTTTTTACCAGTTTCTCACAACCTGTCCCGACTATCGGGAGATTCCTCGGATTTCCACAGAAATAAATAAAACCCTTACGTGAAAACCTGCCTACCACAAGGTAGATTTGTTAAATCAGTGAGAGATCATTTTTAGATTTTAGAAATACTGGCATGGTATAAACATTAAACATAAAGTAGTTTAAAAAATAAAACAAATGGAATTGCTCAAGGAATATTACCTAGGAAAAAACAAAGATCAATTATACTCAGGATTTTTCTGGTTCAACAGCCAATATTACCTCACTCCTTTTGAACCAAGCATCTCCGAAGAGCATTTAGAGTTTTTCCAATTCAAATTGATCGGACAAAATCCATAGTATTGATTCAGCGCAAAAGTCAATCAATTACAAACCTATAATTCTTTTAGCATCCATATGCTGCAGGTATAATGTCCTGAATCACCGATTGGCTGTTCCAAGCGTTTAAAACCTTGCTTTTCATAGAGGCCGATAGCATTTTCAAATTCCGGTATACTTTCGATATAAAGTGATTGATAACCTAGTTCTCGGGCACTTTGCGTACATTTTTTCAATAATTCCTTTCCTATCCCTTTACCTCTTGACTGGGGCGAAAGGTAAAACTTCACCAATTCAGCCACCTTTATAGGTAGCCCCTCAGTTGGAAAAATCCCACAGCAGCCCAAGACTTCCCCATCAGCCTCAGCCAACCAAAACACCGATTGGGGAGTTCGTTCAAACAATCCATGCAAATCCTCCATCTCAGGATCTGCAAAAACAGTCCCTTCGCGAGGCGCATCGAATTCCACAAAAACGTTCTGGATCAATTCCTTTACAGCTTGATTATCCTTCTTTTGGATAAGACGATATTTAATATGCATAGCTGCAAAATTAAAAAGATGTTGCAGCTATCATTCTGAAAACCCTTTAAAAAAGAAAAAGTACCCCAATTACTTGGGATACTTTCGTATTGAATTTATTAAATATCATTCAAAGCAATCTTGAATACGCATCCTCTCTTACTTGCTTAGAATATCAATCGCAAACCAACTTGCATTCCCCAAGTAGTCGATAGATTACTTACATTTCGGAACGGAGTGGCCACCAATTCATCAGATACCGTTTGTACATTCAAGGCAGGTACACCACTTGTAGGTGTATCATTGGCCAGCTGCAGAAGGTTTTCAGCACCATTGAGCTGGTCCTGTACCCCCCAATCACTATTCAATAGGTTACCCACATTAACAATATCCACACTTAACTGAAGGGTACTTCTGTTATCTCCAATATCCGTAAAGATGTCTTGTAGCACCCTTACATCCCATCTATTCAACCAAGGCAACAGGAATGCATTTCTTGGCAAATACTCACCTCTATATTTATCCAAACCATTCTCCTCAATAAATGCGTCCAAAGCAGCCTTCTGTTCTGCCACTGAAAAATCCCCATCCACCAAAGGAAGATCATCCGTATCTCTAGGAAGATAAATCAAGTCGGCGTTGATCCCATCATTATTGATATCGTCACCGTATGTATAAGAGAACCTACCTTGGTTGGCTCCGCTGTAATATAAGCCTATAGTAGTGGCCAAGGCGTTTGCATATTCCACTTTATAGTTCACACTGGCTACTACGCGATGAGGAGTTGCAAAATCGGAAATATTCAGCATCTGGTCATTAGGACTATTAATAACTGGACTTGCTCCCCATGCCGAACTAGCATTGGATCCTGAATTGGCAGACACTTCCTTAGCACTTGAATAAGTATAGTATACAGAAGCTGACAGCCCTTTATAATCTGGCATGGTCAACCCAAATGTAGCACTAAAACTATGTCCTTTCACATCTGTATTGGTAAGAATAGTAGCATTATTGCCTCCCATTACTGGATTATAAGCATTACTTTGTCCTGGAACAAAGAACTCCCTATCATCTCCATAGTCACCAATCACTCCACTAGCCCCATAATTCATGGTATTGGTAGAGCGTGTTCTATTTGCACCATATTGGAACACCCCATTGATATCACGGGTATAAAGTAAATCCGCAGTTGCAATTAAAGGTGTATTGGGAATGACATAATCAGCACCTAAACTTGATCTCCAAACCATGGGCATTTTGAACTCTCTGTCCACAAGGGCAAAAGAGCCGGGAGCACCTTCAGAAGGTGAAGAAATAAATACATCTTCAGCACCTTCCGGCACATTGTTTACATAATAATATTTGTCAGTCTGAAAAGAGACATTGTCAATCCAGCCTTCTACATCATCATAGTCACCTGGCTCAATATTATTTTGTATCACACCAGCATTGGTTGGCATATTGGTCAACCATACGAAGGGCACCCTACCAGAGAATACACCTGTACCACCTCTTAAAGTAAAAGTTCTATCACCATTCACGTCCCAGTTAAATCCAAAACGAGGAGAAACCATCACTTTCGATTTTGGCCATTCACCTGAACTATAATGCGTAGGCATGCCATATTTGTTTAATAGGGTAATCTCATCAATGGATTGATTGGCCGTCAAATCATTAAGATAAATGGGCAATTCAGCTCTCAAACCAAAGGTCAAATCCAAGTTTTCATTCACTGAGAATTTATCTTGGGCATATAATGAAGCAAGACCAAAATTAATCCTCGAATAAGTATCCCTTCCTTCATAAGGATAGGTCAAACCAAACAAGGTTGGCGCTACTTCGTTTACTGTGCCAGTAGTCAAGAAATCCTCGACGGAGGCATAGCGATAGTAGGAAGTACCCATCCTTACATAACTGTTTCCGAATTTTTGGATTTCAAAAGCAGCTCCAGCAGTAAAAGTATGACTACCTTCCACATAAGTGAGGTTGTTGATAAAGGAATAATTATCGTTAACCACATCATTATTATAGGAGAACAACTCAGTACCAAAACTAATGTAGTTCATAGAACCTACATTTTTCACCATATTCCCATCTTCGTCTTCAATAAATCCTCCACCATCCCAGATGTCAACAAATGGGAATTCCGGTCCCGGAGTAGTTCTAGTATCTTGAATTCTTGAATAGGTGGCCAAAAACTGATTACTAAGTTTAGCGGAAAAATAACTATTCAATTCTGCTGTGATAGATTTCACCGAATTTTCAAATCCATAATTTCCATTTTCAAAAGTGATAGCATTTTGACTGACCCTGGCACCATTTGGAAAAGGAGCCCTTGGCCTTGGACCTGATGTAGCATTCGCAACCTGAGGAGCCTCTCCCACTACTTGATTATACCTAACCGCTAGCTTGTGTTTATCATTAATATTCCAGTCGACCCTGGCCAAAAACTTGGTACTGCTTTGCTCTGCTTCATTGGCGTAGCCCTCATACCTTCCCGGATCATACCCCCATTGATTGATCAAATGATTTCTAACTGATTCCAGATCATCTACGGTCGGTCGGGCAATATTATTTTCTGGGTCGGCCACTCCATCCGTAGATGCTCGCCAAAGGTTGGCTCCTGAGGCATTGGCTCCTGTCTGAACTTCTCTTTCTGCATTGACAAAGAAGAATAATTTGTTCTTGATGATAGGTCCACCAAGTCTAAAGCCAAAGTTTCTGCTTGCTGCATCTACCTTTTCTAATTCATTACTGCCGATTTGTCTACCTTGCAAATCTTGGTTCTTTAAAAAATAATACGCTGACCCTTTGAAAGTATTGGTACCACTTTTAGTTACAGCATTGATACCTGCGCCTGTAAAGCCACTTTGGGTAACATCAAAAGGCGCAATATTCACAGTGATTTCTTCCACAGCATCCAAGGAAATCGGCTGGGAACTCCCTCCAGGAAGGGGACTGCTACTCAAGCCAAAACCATTGTTAAAATTGGCACCGTCGATTTGCAGGTTATTGTACCTCGCATCTCTGCCCGCAAAGGAATTTCCAGACGCTTGTGGTGTAAGTCTGGTAAAGTCCAAAACACTACGGTTTATTTGGGGCAAATCAGTGATAGCCTTTTGCCCCACATTGGTGGCGGCTCCTGTCCTAGAAGCATTAAAATCATCCAGACTATTGGAAGTAACTACTACCATCTCTAGCTCAGCTTCATCATCCAACAGGATAATATCCACCGAATAGGGTTGCCCCAAACTCAAATTAATATTGGTCAGTTGTATGGTTTGAAAGCCGATATAACTAACCTCCAAAGTATAAGGGCCTCCCACTCTTAAGTTAGCGAGATTAAACCGCCCATCAACACTGGTTACAGCTCCATAAACCGAACCAGAAGGCTCATGGGTAGCTTTAACTGTAGCTCCGATAAGCAGCTCTCCGGCCTCATCTACGACATTTCCCCGAATACTACTGCTCGTTACCTGCGCTTGAATTACACCTGCTCCTAATAAGAACATGCCAAATAGCAGCAGCATCTTTACTTGTAACAATTGCTTCATAATTTACTTTGTAATTGATAAAAACTGTTTTTAAAATTCAGACTAATTACGCATAAAATAATAGGACATTTCAACGTTTTATTTTTATTATTCATTAAATATAAACCACTAAATATATAGTCTACTTAACATTACCAAAACGTTCTATAAAAGAATATTCTAAATATAAACACTAAAAATACTCAATACAAAATCAAACAGCACAAATAACCAATTTACTGAAAGTTTAAATTAAGCATAATCGAACAAAATCAAACTAAAGCAAACATCCCATTAAATATGGTTTAAATACATTTTTAATGCACTTATTACTACTTTTTACCTCTTGAACACTGTGCTAAAATTTTCTTATCTTCAAACCCACATGTAAATCATGGCATGACATCCCTGAATAATCACTTAAAATCTTATACTTATTAGCCCCGACAGGGTGCAATAGTACTTCTATAGCTTCTAACCAGAGTAAATTATATGCAAACGAAAGCAATTGGCTGGCTTTATCTTTACCTATTTGCAGGATTGGCTGATATCTCCTTGATTATTCAGCAACAAGACGACTTAAGATTCCTTTCCAAGCCTTTATTGATGATCTCCTTATGCGCTTATTTTTTAAGCACTACCTCCGTCATAAAAAACACTTTACTGAGAAAATCAGTAGGGACAGCTTTGATTTTATCCTTGATTGGTGATGTCTTGCTCCTGTTTCCTCAAATGTTTTTGTATGGACTGGGCGCCTTCTTTATCGCACAGGTTTGCTATATCATAGCCTTTAAACTTATCCAAAACCATCAGATAAACCTCAGACAGATCAACTTTCTGAAAATATTCTTTTTTAACCTACCTATTTACATAGTCGCCTCCATCATTTACTTTCTTATCAATGATAACCTTCACCAACTCAAAACACCTGTTATCTTCTATATCTTGGCCATGGTCATGATGGCAAGTACTGCCCGGGAGAGGTTCAAAAGGACCAATACACAAAGCTTCGTACAAGTCTTTTTGGGTGCCATACTCTTTTTGGTCTCTGATAGTATTATCGCCTTGGACCTGTTCTTTCAACCTATAAACAATAGCGGAGTATTGATCATGGGCACCTATATCCTGGCCCAGCTGCTTATCGTTATGGGCATTAGGAGTCACTTGGTACACAGTCCTACCAAGACCAAAGACCAATAAAAAAGCAGGTACCATTACGATACCTGCTCTCAGTATATATTTTTTATCTATTTGAAATTACTTCTTCAAGTCCAACTGTATGCTCAATTCCTTCAATTGATCATCTGCAATGGCACTAGGCGAATCTATCATTACATCCCTTCCTGAATTATTTTTAGGGAAGGCAATATAATCACGGATAGAGTCACTACCTCCGAATATCGCACAAAGTCTATCAAAGCCAAAGGCAATCCCACCATGTGGCGGAGCACCATATTCAAATGCCTCCATTAGGAACCCGAACTGAGCTTGGGCTTCCTCATCTGTAAAACCAAGATGCTTAAACATGGTTTTTTGGGTTTCACGGTCATGGATTCTTATAGACCCTCCACCGATCTCAACACCATTGATCACCAAGTCATAGGCATTGGCCCTCACAGCTCCTGGATCAGACTCCAATAGTGCAATATCTTCTTTCTTTGGAGAGGTGAATGGATGGTGCATGGCATGGTATCTTTCAGTTTCCTCATCCCACTCCAATAATGGGAAGTCCAATACCCAAAGCGGTTTGAAGACATTCCTATCTCTCAATCCAAGGTCTGAGCCCATTTTCAACCTCAGTTCTGACAATTGCTTCCTAGTAGCATTCTTATCCCCAGAAAGGATCAACATCAGGTCACCAGGATGTGCTCCCATTTTATCAGCCCAAGCTTTCAGGTCTTCTTGACCATAGAATTTATCCACTGAAGACTTAAAGGAGCCATCTTCATTGCATTTCACATAGACCAACCCTTTGGCTCCGATCTGTGGACGCTTCACCCACTCAGTCAAGGCATCCACCTGCTTTCTGGTATAGCTGGCAGCACCTGATGCACAAATACCAACCACCAACTCAGCAGCATCAAATACATTGAAGCCTTTGTTTTGAGCCAATTCATTCAGCTCAACAAATTTCATGTCGAACCTTAGGTCAGGCTTATCATTTCCATAATATTTCATGGCATCGGCAAAGGTCATCCTCTCCACTTCCGGTAATTCTACCTTCTTCACCGTAGAGAACAAATGCTTCACCAGACCTTCAAAGGTCTGCAAGATATCTTCCTGATCCACAAAGGACATTTCACAGTCAATCTGAGTAAACTCTGGCTGCCTGTCAGCCCTTAGATCTTCATCTCTAAAACACTTTACTATTTGGAAATAGCGGTCAAATCCACTGACCATTAACAGTTGTTTAAAAGTCTGAGGAGACTGTGGCAAGGCATAAAATTCACCTTGGTTGATCCTGCTAGGCACCAAAAAGTCCCTTGCACCCTCAGGCGTAGATTTGATCAACACAGGAGTTTCTACTTCCATAAAATCTTCGGCA is from Echinicola marina and encodes:
- a CDS encoding acyl-CoA dehydrogenase family protein, which produces MNFDANENQSMIAQMIRDFGAKEISPFRKEWDDKQQFPLQLFKKLGELGLMGVLIPTKYGGSGFGYYEYVTAILELAKLDPGIGLSMAAHNSLCCGHIMLFGTDEQKEKYLPKLASCEHLGAWGLTEPNTGSDAANMKTTAVKEGDYYIINGAKNFITHGVSGDVAVVIARTGNVGDSHGMTAFVLERGMAGFKGGRKEDKLGMRTSETAELIFQDCKVHKSQMLGEEGEGFIQSMKVLDGGRISIAALSLGIAEGALEAAIQYSKERHQFNKPISSYQGISFKLADMATKLEAAKLLTFKAADLKNRGEYVTLASAKAKYYASEVAVELANEAVQIFGGYGFTKDYPVEKYYRDAKLCTIGEGTSEIQKMVISREILK
- the hpf gene encoding ribosome hibernation-promoting factor, HPF/YfiA family, whose product is MKLQMHSIHFDADQKLIDFIQKKADKLDTFYDRIIDGEVFMRLDKNEKNENKIVEIKLNVPGKQLFAKHQKDSFEAAADEAIEGLRRQIKKFKEKLVLARQ
- a CDS encoding IS256 family transposase, which produces MKKEDLLNDDFLKQFKNGEELQTFLGELQKRAVEKMLEGELDSHLGYRKNEQSDNPNSRNGHTSKKIKSSFGESHINVPRDRDGSFEPALVPKRKSMAEGVENVIISMYAKGMSNHDIGEQIRELYDINVSASTISRVTDAVSEDIVAWRNRPLDPVYLIVWMDGISFKVRENSKVVNKTVYIAVGLKTNGLKEVLGLWLGKNESAAFWMGVLTDMKARGVEDILITATDNLNGFTDTIKASFPESVTQICVVHQIRNACRYVVWKDKKAFTKDMKEVYTAPNKEAAGAALEDFAEKWESKYSYAIKSWRDNWDELTVFFDYPVEIRKIIYTTNLIENLNGKVRKYTKNKLSFPTDEAVIKSVFLALREATKKWTMPIRDWGIILNSFLLIFGKRVRLN
- a CDS encoding GNAT family N-acetyltransferase; amino-acid sequence: MHIKYRLIQKKDNQAVKELIQNVFVEFDAPREGTVFADPEMEDLHGLFERTPQSVFWLAEADGEVLGCCGIFPTEGLPIKVAELVKFYLSPQSRGKGIGKELLKKCTQSARELGYQSLYIESIPEFENAIGLYEKQGFKRLEQPIGDSGHYTCSIWMLKEL
- the galE gene encoding UDP-glucose 4-epimerase GalE, with the translated sequence MQQILITGGAGYIGSHTAVALVNAGFEPIIIDNFSNSEKTVLNGLEKILNRPVKCYEGDCNDREMVRNIFKENNIAGVIHFAASKAVGESTQIPLKYYSNNINSLIVLLETMKEFKVKDIVFSSSCTVYGQPDELPVKETTPRKDAESPYGNTKKICEDILMDHVKSGAEARIVALRYFNPIGAHPSSLIGELPIGVPANLIPFVTQTGAGIREKITVFGDDYDTPDGTCIRDYIHVMDLADAHVKSIQYLADKEDTYFDLFNVGTGNGNTVMEVIKAFEKVSGKPLNYELGTRRAGDIEKVWANTDKVSKVLGWTPEYNLEDALKDAWNWQLTLAK
- the rpsU gene encoding 30S ribosomal protein S21 encodes the protein MIVVNVKENESIEKALKRFKKKFDRTGAIRELRSRQHFEKPSVKRRTEVIKAAYKQRMQDEEGK
- a CDS encoding tyrosine-type recombinase/integrase, producing the protein MLFSFINYLEHEKRASAHTVLAYQKDLEQFKDFLKLSFEMERLEGASHAEIRAWVVDLVEQGLSATTINRKIATLRSYYKFLLRSGELTKDPTYKIKALKTPKRLPEFVQENVMVEVLNEIVYEEGFEGQRDKMVMEFLYLTGVRLSELLTIKWQDLDIEGQTVRVLGKRKKERIIPLTNELVKNIISFRKVFKETFSNVNESDYFIVINTRKQAYPMKIYRIVRKYLDLFAQTSKRSPHLLRHTFATHLLNKGADLNAVKDLLGHASLAATQVYTHNSMEKLKAVFEQAHPKA